In Arachis stenosperma cultivar V10309 chromosome 1, arast.V10309.gnm1.PFL2, whole genome shotgun sequence, one DNA window encodes the following:
- the LOC130941639 gene encoding protein GOLVEN 5-like produces MVMVMLKRSIFCVLFLLLCASCFSNARLHPSGGAEVNVIPVITKVSVVNTSKVMRDQVEIEGNLMNKKSGKENVRKYVKKKRSLRSRLGGEIVDGEFVAFTADYHSPRHHPPKNNK; encoded by the exons ATGGTCATGGTGATGTTGAAGAGAAgcattttttgtgttttatttttattgctttgtgCTTCTTGCTTCTCCAATGCTCGGTTGCACCCTTCAG GTGGAGCTGAAGTTAATGTCATTCCTGTTATTACAAAG GTTAGTGTTGTAAACACTAGTAAGGTGATGAGAGACCAAGTTGAAATTGAAGGGAACTTGATGAATAAGAAAAGTGGAAAGGAGAATGTAAGAAAAtatgtgaagaagaagagaagtttaAGGAGTCGTTTGGGTGGTGAGATTGTTGATGGAGAATTTGTGGCTTTTACTGCCGATTACCATTCACCAAGGCACCATCCACCTAAGAACAACAaatga